One genomic segment of Synergistaceae bacterium includes these proteins:
- a CDS encoding Rpn family recombination-promoting nuclease/putative transposase, with translation MYNNFTEFDLPENERWENLTLANDFMFCKVFEDLDLCLELVQTILPELNIARIAFNEPQKPVKETFDTRGVRFDIYLRDDSNRIIDVEIQTVNRDNIPRRTRAYHSMIDLDAMERKSVKIYDDIPDSIVIFICCFDLFNKGRHIYPFRNLCESDSTLQLGDGARTIILNTRGELDDVSPKLKAFLNLINGKSSNDSFVVRLEERLQYARQNKNWRQNYMLTKFEKNFERNLNIKEGREIGLQEGREIGIQEGMKEGRRDMLEQAINFMRTLGATPEQIEYFRNSQGVI, from the coding sequence ATGTATAATAATTTCACTGAGTTTGACCTCCCAGAAAATGAACGCTGGGAGAATCTTACTCTTGCAAATGACTTCATGTTCTGCAAAGTTTTTGAGGATTTAGATTTGTGTCTTGAGCTTGTGCAGACTATATTACCGGAGCTCAATATTGCCCGCATAGCATTTAATGAGCCGCAAAAGCCGGTAAAGGAAACTTTCGACACACGCGGGGTGCGGTTCGATATTTATCTTCGTGATGATTCGAATCGCATTATAGATGTCGAGATACAGACTGTAAACCGTGATAATATACCAAGACGCACGAGGGCATATCATTCTATGATTGACCTTGATGCAATGGAACGTAAAAGCGTAAAAATTTATGATGATATTCCTGATTCTATAGTAATATTTATTTGCTGCTTTGATTTATTTAATAAGGGCAGGCACATTTACCCGTTCAGGAATCTTTGCGAAAGTGATTCTACTCTTCAGCTTGGAGACGGAGCGCGTACAATTATTCTTAACACTAGGGGCGAGCTTGATGATGTTTCCCCGAAGTTAAAAGCGTTCTTAAATCTTATAAACGGTAAGAGTTCAAATGATTCTTTCGTTGTAAGGCTCGAAGAAAGGCTGCAATATGCCAGGCAAAATAAGAATTGGAGGCAAAATTATATGCTTACGAAATTTGAGAAAAATTTTGAGCGAAATCTTAATATAAAAGAGGGTCGCGAGATTGGTCTACAAGAGGGTCGCGAAATAGGCATACAAGAAGGCATGAAAGAAGGCCGCCGCGATATGTTGGAGCAGGCAATTAATTTTATGCGGACACTTGGCGCAACTCCAGAACAAATTGAGTATTTCAGAAATTCACAGGGAGTGATTTAA